The DNA window ATTGCCTCAACACTTATTAGCAAACAACAAGAAGCCGAACGCAACAAAAAACTCAAAGAAAAAGAAGAGCTTGAGTCTTTTATTGCGAGGTTTTCTGCTAATGCCAGCAAGGCAAAACAAGCTACCTCCAGACAAAAACAGCTTGAAAAACTTAACATTGAAAGCCTTTCTGTCTCAAGCAGACGCGATCCAAGCATTGTTTTTAAACCCAAACGCACCATAGGGAATGAAGCCCTTGAATGCGAAAACATATCCAAGTCTTATGGGGATCATAAAGTGTTTGAAAATATAAATCTCAAGATTCTTCCGGGAGATAAAATTGCTATTATAGGTACCAACGGAGTGGGTAAAAGCACTTTGTGCAAAGTGATTGTAGAAGAACTCAAGCCTGATTGCGGGAGTGTAAAATGGGGGGCTACAATCCAAAAAGGGTATTTTCCCCAAAACGTAAGCGAAGAAATCAAAGGCAAAGAAACCCTTTATGAATGGTTACGAAATTTTGATAAGAAAATGGACTCTTCTGAAATACGAACAAGTCTGGGAAGAATGCTTTTTAGTGGGGAAGAGCAAGAAAAAAGCATCGATGCCCTTAGCGGAGGGGAAAAACACCGAATGGTGCTTTCAAAATTAATGCTTGAAGGGGGAAATTTTTTAGTGCTTGATGAGCCAACCAACCATTTGGATTTAGAATCTATTATTGCGCTGGGAGAAGCTCTTTATAAATTTGAAGGTTGTGTGATTTGTGTTAGCCATGATCGTGAGCTTATTGATGCATATGCTAACCGCATTATTGAATTTATCAC is part of the Helicobacter sp. 11S03491-1 genome and encodes:
- a CDS encoding ATP-binding cassette domain-containing protein produces the protein MLQTINLTMSYATKKLFENVSIKLDKNKRYGLIGANGSGKSTFLKILSGIYEASSGEVLIDQGLKLGVLGQDQYAYENLTLKDAVLIGNKRLYDATKEKEKLYEQGDLSDEKINERLGELEIICAEEDPMYEYEIVIQKILEDLGFPAQIHDQLMKTLTGGDKFKILLAQVLFPKPDILLLDEPTNNLDLHSIAWLEENLKRHEGTMVVISHDRHFLNAVCTHILDMDFHTLREFSGNYDDWYIASTLISKQQEAERNKKLKEKEELESFIARFSANASKAKQATSRQKQLEKLNIESLSVSSRRDPSIVFKPKRTIGNEALECENISKSYGDHKVFENINLKILPGDKIAIIGTNGVGKSTLCKVIVEELKPDCGSVKWGATIQKGYFPQNVSEEIKGKETLYEWLRNFDKKMDSSEIRTSLGRMLFSGEEQEKSIDALSGGEKHRMVLSKLMLEGGNFLVLDEPTNHLDLESIIALGEALYKFEGCVICVSHDRELIDAYANRIIEFITTQNGAKMIDFKGSYEEYLASKPQA